The genomic stretch GCGCCCGTCGACGGACCGGTTTCCCGGAACGTTCAGGACGGTCGCGGTCATCTCGAAGCCGTCCCGGGTCCACCTGTGCACCAGACAGGACGGGGCGCCCGGATCGGCGAGGCACTCCCGCATCCGGTCCACGGTGATCCGCAGGCCGGCGTTGCTGAGGAACGCCTGCACACTCTGGGCCACGTCCACCGGGCACGCGCCGCGCCGGCAGTCGAGCCGGTAGCTCGCGCCGACACCGATCACGAGACCCACCACCAGACCGGTGCGGGACCGCTTGCGCGGTGCCGGCACGGGCGGAAACGGCCCCGGACGCGGTGGGTGGCCGCCCCCGGCGGCGTGCGGCCCGGGTGGCGGCGACCAGGCTTGCGGCGCAGGCGGTCCGAACGTCGTGGGTACGGCCCGGCCGGCGGCTGGCCCGACGGCGGAGGTGCCGGCCGGTCGTCGGGACGCGGCTCGGGTGGTTCGGCTGAGGGGTCGCTCACCCGCGCGATCCTAGAGTCTGATCAAGAACCCCGCTGCCCGCTCCCGGCGGCGCCTCAGATGTCGTAGCTGGCGCCCGGCCGCACCACTTCCAGCGGACCCGTGTACGCGGACGCCGCCGACGTCACGGTGTGCGCCTCACTGCCCCAGGCGGCCACCAGATGAGTCAGCAGCAGTCGCCCCACGTTGGCCTTGGCCGCCGCCTCGCCCGCCTCCCGGCCGGTGAGGTGCAGGTCGGGCGGATTGTCCACGCCGTCGAGATAGCTCGCCTCGCAGAGGAAGGCGTCGGCGTTCTGGGCCAGCCGCAGCAACGCCTCGCAGGGGGCGGTGTCCGAGGAGTAGCAGAGCGTCCGGCCGTCGTGCTCCAGCCGCACGCCGTACGTCTCCACCGGATGCAGCACCCGGTCGACGGTGACGGTGAACGGGCCGATCGGGAAGGTGCCGGGTTGCAACGCGTAGAACTGGTACACGTCCTCGACCGTGCTGTCCTCCTGCCCGTACGCGGCGGCGAGCCGGTCCGGGGCACCGGCCGGGGCGTACACCGGCAGCGGCGGGTACGGGCCGTCCGGGGCGTACCGCCGGACCACCACGTACGACGCGGCGTCGAGGATGTGGTCGCAGTGCAGGTGGGTCAGGAGGATGGCGTCCGGGGCGTGCAGCCCGGCGTAGCGCTGGAGGGTGGACAGCGAGCCCGAGCCGAAGTCCACCAGGAGCCGGAAGTCCTCGGCCTCAACCAGATAGGCCGAGCAGGGGGACTCGGGTCCGGGGAAGCTGCCCGCGCAGCCCAGGACGGTCAGTCGCATCGAGTTGTCTCGCTGTCACGATAGGTAGCGATCGAGCCGGTCGCCGCTCCGGAGATGATCAATACCGACGCGTACGCCACGCTGCGCAGCCTACGCCCGCCCACCTGGGGGCAAGAATGATCCGCTGGAAGATGTCACCAACGTGACACCCGTTCCGCCCATCCGATCGAGCCCGGGTTACCGGACCGGCCGACCCGGGTCGGCCGACGCGACGAGGGCCACCGACACACCGTCGATGACCCTCGTCGATGCCGCGAGCCTCGCGGCTCAGGCCCAGAGCTGCCCCTCCAGGGCGTCCTCCGCGTCGGCGAGCGTGCCACCATACGCCCCGGTGCTGAGGTACTTCCAGCCGCCGTCGCTGACCACGAACGCCACGTCGGCACGGCGGCCGTCCCGCACCGCCTCGTGCGCCATGGCCAGGGCGGCGTGCAGCACCGCCCCGGTGGAGAAACCGACGAAGAGGCCCTCCACCTCCACCAACTGCCGGGTCCGCAGCACCGCGTCGCGGGTGCCGACGGAGAACCGGCGGTTGAGCACGGTCGCGTCGTAGAGCTCCGGGACGTACCCCTCGTCGATGTTGCGCAGACCGTAGACCAGTTCGCCGTAGCGCGGCTCGGCCGCGACGATCTGGATGCCCTCGACCTTCTCGCGCAGGTAGCGCCCGGTCCCCATCAACGTGCCGGTGGTGCCCAGCCCGGCCACGAAGTGGGTGATCGTGGGCAGGTCGTGCAGCAGCTCGGGGCCGGTCGTCTCGTAGTGCGCCCGGGCGTTCGCCTCGTTGCCGTACTGGAACAGCATGACCCAGTCCGGGTGCTCGGCGGCGATCTGCTTCGCGGTGGCCACCGCCTGGTTGGAGCCGCCGGCCGCCGGCGAGAAGATGATCTCCGCGCCGTACATCCGGAGCAGCTGCACCCGCTCGGTGGAGACGTTCTCCGGCATCACACAGACCAGCCGGTAGCCGCGCAGCTTCGCCACCATGGCCAGCGAGATGCCGGTGTTCCCGCTGGTCGGCTCAAGGATCGTGTCGCCGGGCCGGAGCCGGCCGGACTCCTCGGCGGCCCGCACCATGAACAGCGCGGCCCGGTCCTTGACGCTGCCGGTCGGGTTGCGGTCCTCGAGCTTGGCCCACAGCCGCACCGGCGGCACCCCGTCGGGCACCGTCGGCGACAGTCGGGGCAGCCCCACCAGGGGCGTACCACCACAGGCGTCCAGCAGGCTGTCGTACCGCGTCATCGCGGCCGCCTCAGCTCGCGGCGACGGACGCGCGACGCCCGGCGACGGACGCGCTGCGCCCGGCGACGACGCTGTGCTGACTGATCGCCGCAGCTGCGGCGAAGCCGAACGCGCCACCGGCCACCGCGGGCAGGATGGTGACGCTGTCGCCGTCGTTCAGCTTGGCGTCCAGCGCGCCCAGGAAGCGCACGTCCTCGTCGTTGACGTAGACGTTGACGAAACGGTGCAGCGCGCCGGCCTCGGTGACCAGCCGGCCCCGCAGCCCGGCGTGCCGGGAGTCCAGGTCGGTGAGCAGGTCGTCCAGCGTGTCACCGCTGCCCTCGACGACCTTCGCGCCGCCGGTGTAGCTGCGCAGGATGGTGGGGATGCGAACCTCGATGGCCATGTGTCGTACTCCTCGATCGGGTGTGCTCGGTGACGGAAAGGGGTGTGCGGGGGCTGAAGGAGATCAGCGGCCCGAACACTCGTAGTCGACCGTCGCCGGGCTCTGCCCGAACATGTACGACTGCACGGCGTGTGGATCCACCCCGGCGTCGAGGATCCGCACCGGCTCCTCGGTGACCACCCCGTCCACGATGCGGAAGGAACGGATCTCCTCCGTGTCGGGTTCGCGGGTGGAGACGAGCAGGTAGTGCGCGCCGGGCTCACCGGCGAAGGAGATGTCCGTCCGCGAGGGGTACGCCTCGGTGGCGGTGTGCGAGTGGTAGATCACGACCGGTTCCTCGTCGCGGTCGTCCATCTCGCGCCACACCCGCAGGTGCTCCATCGAGTCGAACTCGTAGAACGTCATCGAGCGGGCGGCGTTCTCCATGGGGATGTGCCGGGTCGGGGTGTCGGTGCCGACCGGGCCGGCGACCACGCCGCAGGCCTCGTCGGGGTGGTCCCGACGGGCGTGGGCGACGATCGCGTCGACGATCGACCGGTCGATGCTCAGCACGCCGCCCAGACTAGCGCCCGGCGGCCCACGACCGCGAGGTCGTGCCGGTCACAGTCACTCGATCAAGGCGTTGAGCAGGGACTCCTGGAGATAACCGAGATACGCGTAGACCGAAAGCTGGAACACCCGACTGGAGGACGGATCCTCGGCGACCGCATCGTCCAGTTCCGCACCCAGGTCGGTGCCGTCCTTGACCTCCAGCCGTACGCCCATCGCCAGCCGGGCGTCGTTCAGCGCCCGCAGCCACGCCTCGGCCGCCTCGGCGTCCAGGCGCACCTCCCCGGCGCCGTCACCGTCGTCGGGGAGCGCGGCCAGGATCGCACCGGCTTGATCGATCTTGGCGGTCTTGAGGTCGCCCTCGGTGTAGCGGCGGAACTCCGCCGTCCCCGCCGCGTCGTCCGGATAGACCTCGGGAAAGAGTCGGCACACCACCGGGTCGGAGTGGTCGAAGCCGTCGGTCAGCAGCCCGACCACCTCGGAGGCGACCTTGCGCAGAACACGCACCTCGTCGACGGCGAACGTGGCGACATACCGGTCACCCCGGCGGCGGAACATGCTCACGAGCGCTCCACCGTCGCCCACAGCCCGTACGCGTGCAGTTGCGAGGCGTCGTGCTCCATGCGCTCGCGGGCCCCGCTGGAGACCACCGCCTTGCCCTTGTGGTGCACGTCCAGCATCAGCTGCTCGGCCTTCTCCCGGCTGTAACCGAAGAGCTTCTGGAAGACCCAGGTCACATACGTCATCAGGTTGACCGGGTCGTCCCACACGATCGTCACCCACGGCCGGTCGGAGGCCGGCACCTCATCGGTGTCCGGGGTCTCGGCCGGTGCAACCTGCGGAGCCGCCATGCCCCCCATCGTGCCACCGGATCGGCGGAACCGAGGAACCGGAACGCCGGACCGGGTGGGATCGCCACCGACCGCCGCCCGATGAGCACGGCTGGTCGTCCTGAGCGCGCACGCGGGCACCCCGGCGGCGGTACCGTCGGGGTGCGCCGCGTCACGGTCAGGCGAGCAGGATGCCGTGTTCGGCTGCATCGGACAGCACCATGCCGAGCGAGAGACGCACCACCTCGAAGCGGCGGGTGATCTCCCGGGACAACTCCAGCTCGATCTCCCGCAACGCCCGCTGGGACCAGGCCCGGGCGGCGCTCTGGTCCGCGTTGCCGGGCGTACGCCAGTGTTGCCAGCAGCCACCCGCCAGCGACACCGCGACCGGCGGCAGGATCCCGGTCCGCGGCGCGGTGGGGTACGACGCCAGCGCGTCGACCGCGGCGGCGCCGGTCAGCGACGCCACGCCCGCCGTGCTGGTGACCAACAACACCCGCTGCAACTCCGGGCCGGTGACGTGGTCGGACATCCCCCACCGGACCGCCTTGGTGATCCGGCGACGGACTCCTTCGGGCAGCGGCACACCGAAGAGCCGGCCGCCGATGTCCTCGACCAACTCCCGCACGGCGTGGTCGCACTGCGCGGTGGCCAGCAGGGAAAACGTCTCCATCTCACGGTCGAGCAACTGCGGCAGACCGGCGCAGCCGGCGCCGAAGACGATCTCCTGCACCACCCGCAGGTGCAGCTTGGCCAGTTCCAGCGCCAGGTGCTGGCGGATGCGCCGGCCGGCGGACCGCACCTGGCGATCGAGCCGTTCGGACCACTCGCCCGGCTCCGGCAGCACCGGCACCCGGCCGTGCATCCCGGGCACGTCCGGCGGGTCGAGGCTGGAACGGTGTAGTTCCTCGTCGGAGGCCCAACCGCCCAACGCCCGCCGCAGGTCCAGCGCGTCGCCCTCGACGACCGGGAGCCAGCGGGCCTCGGCGAGGCTGGGTACGGCGGTCAGCAACGTGGCCCGGTGCGCCTCGACGGTGACCGCGACCGGGTCGACCGGGTCGGCGTCGGGTTCCTCCGACGGTTCCGGCGACACCCAGCCGCTCGTGCCCGGCGTGACCGCGAAGAAGACCTGGACCGGGCTGTCGGCGATCTCGGCGAGCAAATGCAGTTCGTCGGCGCTGAAGGACTGGTCCGCCGCGATCACGAACAGCAGCGCCCCGGCCCGGCCGGCGGCGTCCAGCAGAACCCCGGTGCCGGCCCGACCGAGCGACGCGATGTCCGGCGTGTCGATCAGGCGGAAGCGTCTGAGCAGTGGCGAGGGCAGGCTCAGCTCGACCCGGCGCGGAGGTCGGGCCAGTGCCGGCCCCACCTCCGGCAGGTCGGTCCGGTACGAGAACGGCGTCCGGTAGCCGGGCACGTAGGCGGACCGGCTCGCCTCGGTCGCGTGCCGCAGCAGCAACCAGCTACCGGTCGGCACGGCGAGCATTCCGGCCTCCAGGTCCAGCAGGGCGGCCAACACGTCCGCCCGACCGGCGCGGGCCGGCCCCACGGCGACCACCGCCGGTCGCTCACGCGGGTCGACGGTCACGCCGAGCCGATCGGGGAACGGGCGGGGACCCGGCGGCCCGGTCGCATCGTCGGGCGTACCGAGGTCGTGGAGAGGGCCCGGCTTCATCAGGCGGCGGCCTCCGAGGCTGGGCGGCCGGCAGAGCCGGTCGCGGTGAACATCCGGCGACGCACCCGGATTTCGGAAGAGTACGGGCGTCGGCGTCGGGAATGGGACAAACGAAAGTACTCTGGGGTAACTCCGCGACTACTCAACTTCACCCGCCCGGGCTACCGGTCGGGGCACAGTTCCATCGATATGCTGCGCGAATGAGTCGGTGGAAGTTCGTGGGCCGCACGGCAGAACTCGACCGTCTGCAGGCGGCGGTGACCGGTGCCGAGGGGCGGCGAGGCATATTCTTCGCCGGAAGCCCCGGTATCGGCAAGAGCCGGTTGCTGCGGGAAGGGGTGGACGCGCTTCCCTCCGAGGAGTACGCGGTCTGGTGGATCGCGGCCAGCGCCACCACTCAGGCGGTGCCGTTCGGCGGTCTGGTCCAGGTGCTTCCGGTGGAGCAGCCGCAGGGACTCTCCCCGGCCGGCATCCTGCGCTGGGCCGTGGACGTGTTGCAGCAACAGGCAGCGGGCCGACGGATCGTGCTCGCCGTCGACGACGCGCACCTGCTCGACCCACCGTCGGCCGCGCTGGTGCACCTGGTCGCCCGGTCCGAGAACGCCTTCGTGGTGGGCACGCTGCGCGACGGCGAGCAGATCCCGCTGCCGATCCGGGCACTGTGGACGGACGGACTGGTCGCCCACGCCGAGGTGAGTCCGCTGCCACCGGCCGAGACCGCCCGGCTGCTCCGGGAGATCCTGGGCTGCCAGGTCGACCATGCCTCCTCCGAGCGGCTGGGCCGGCTCAGCTCCGGGAATCCGCTGCTGCTGCGCGAGCTGGTGCACGCCGCCACCAACAGCGGCGAGTCCAGCAAGACGTACGGCGTCTGGACCTGGACCGGCCGGCTGGAGCTGGCACCCAACCTGACCGAGCTGATCGACATCCGGATCAACCAGCTCACGCCCGGCGTACGCACGGTGGTCGAGCTGGTCGCGTTCGGCGAGCCGCTGGGTCTGCGGCTGCTCTACCGGGCGGCGGAACAGGCAGATGTGGAGACCGCCGAGGAACGCGGCCTGATCACGGTGGCCCCCTCGGACCGGCGGGTCGACGTGCGTCTGGCCCACCCGCTCTACGGCGAGGTGGTGCGCCGGCAGTGTCCGGTCAGCCGGACCCGCCGGTTGCAGGCGCACCTCGCCGAACTGCTGGAAGGGGCCGGCAAACGACGCCGGGAGGACCTGCTGCGGGTGGCGGTGTGGCGGCTGGACTCCGGGACCGCGCAGGACCCGGCGATGCTCGTCGACGCGGCCGGTCAGGCTTTCGCGCGCTACGACGTACCGCTGGCGACCCGGCTGGCCCGGGCCGCGCTCGACGCGGGCGGCGGCTTCGACGCGGCCGAGCTGCTGGCCACCATCCTGATGTTCGCCGACCGCCCGGCCGAGGCGCTCGGCGTGCTCGACGCCGTCGCCACGGACACCGGCGACGAGGAACGGCTCAGCCGGTGGCTCACGGTTCGCGGCATGGTCAGCTACTGGGGACTCAGTCAGCACTCGACGGTGGAGGAGATCGCCAAGCGCGGCGGCGACCTGAAGGACCACGCCGCCCAGGCCCGGGTACGCGCCTTCGAGTCGATCATGCGCCTGCACCGGCTGGACGCGCCGACCGCGCTGCGGCTCGCCCAGCACGTGCTGGACCGCCCGGCAGCCAGCATCGCCGCGCGGGAGCTGGCCCGGTGCGCCATCGCCCACCTCCAGGCGGTACAGGGGCAACTGTGCCGCAGCGCCACTGCGGTCGAACTCGTGCAGGCGAAGGTGGCCAGTTGGCGGGCGGACATGCCGTACCTGCAACTCGCCGTCGAGTTGGCCCGAGGCACCCGGCTGGCGCTCTCCGGCGATCTGGCCGGCATCGACGCGCTGGTCGCCGACGAGTTCGCCGACCTGGCCGACGCAGGCGACTTCCGGCTGGGCAGCGGCTACCTGTCGATCCTGCGCGCGTACGCGGCCCGGCTGCGCGGGCGCAGCGACGCGGCGTTGCAGGCCGCGCTCGGCGCCTGCGCGGTGCTGGCGACCAGCCGGGTCTACGCCGGCCTAGCCCAGGCCGAACGGGCGCAGGCCGCCGCGTTGCGCGGCGACGCCCGGCAGGCGGCCGAGGCGATGGCCGAGGCGGACCGCATCCACGCGCCGAGCATGGCGGTGCTGTATCCGTGGCTGGAGCAGGCCCGGGCGGCGACGCTCGCGGCCGGCGGTGACGTGGCCGGTGCGGCGGCCCACCTACACGGGCTGGTTGACCGGCTGCGGGTGGACGGCTTCGCCGGGCACGAGACCCTGGTGCTGCACGATCTGGTCCGGCTCGGCGAGGCCACCGCACCGACCGGCCCGACCTGCTCCGACGGCAGCCGCCGGACGGTCGCCCAGCGGCTGGCGGAACTGTCGGAACAGGTCGACGGCAACCTGCCTCCGCTGCTGGCCCGGCACGCCCGCGCGGCGGCCGAGAGTTCACCGGAGCAGCTACTCACCGCCGCCGACGGCTTCCTGGACCTGGGGTTGGCGCTGCCGGCCGCGGAAGCCGCCGCCGAGGCGGTGCACCTGCTGCGGCAGCGTCGTTCGCCGCAGCTCGCCAGTGCCGGCGAACGGCTCGCGGTGATGCTCGGCTGCTGTGACATGGTGCACACTCCGGCGCTGCGCGCGGCCACCCCGACACTGAGCGACCGGGAGTGGCAGGTGGCCCGGCTGGCGGCCCTCGGCGAGACCAGTCGCGCGATCGCTGAGCAGCTGTTTCTCTCCGCGCGGACGGTGGAGAACCACCTCCAGCGGATCTACACCAAGCTCGGGGTGACCGGGCGTGCGGAGCTGAGGGCGGCGCTGCGGGCGATCCCGGGCCACGACGGCACGGCGACAGCCTGAACCCTAGGCTGGGGGTGTGCACAGCCTTCGTCCCGCCCTGCTGACGGATCACTACGAGCTGACCATGGTCAGCGCTGCGCTGCGCGACGGCACGGCGGATCGCCGCTGTGTCTTCGAGGTGTTCAGCCGGCGGCTGCCGATCGGCCGGCGGTACGGCGTGGTCGCCGGCACCGCCCGGCTGGTGGAGATGATCCGCCAGTTCCGTTTCGACCCGGCCGACCTGGACTTCCTGCGCCGCACCGGCGTGGTCGACGAGCAGGGCGCCGCCTGGCTCGCCGACTACCGGTTCACCGGCGACATCGACGGGTACGCCGAAGGCGACCTGTTCTTCCCCGGCTCCCCCATCCTCACCGTCTCCGGCGGCTTCGCCGAGTGCGTGGTGCTGGAGACGCTGGTGCTGTCGGTGCTCAACCACGACTGCGCGGTGGCCGCCGCCGCGGCCCGGATGGTGACCGCCGCCCGGGGGCGGGCGCTGATCGAGATGGGATCCCGGCGGGCGCACGAGGAGGCGGCCGTCGCCGCGGCCCGCGCCGCGTACCTGGCCGGGTTCCGGTTCACCTCCAACCTCGCCGCCGGCCAGCGCTACGGCATCCCCACCGCGGGTACCGCCGCGCACGCGTTCACCCTGCTGCACGACGACGAGCGGGCCGCCTTCGCCTCGCAGGTCGCCACGCTGGGCAAGGACACCACGCTGCTGGTCGACACGTACGACATCAGCCAGGGCATCCGGAACGCGATCGAGGTGGCCGGGCCGGAACTGCGGGCCGTCCGGATCGACTCCGGCGACCTGGCGGTGATCGCCCAGCAGTCCCGGGAGTTGCTGGACTCGCTCGGCGCCACCGAGACGAAGATCATCGTGTCCGGCGACCTCGACGAGTACGCCATCGCCGCGCTGGCCGCCGAGCCGGTGGACATGTACGGCGCCGGCACCGCCGTGGTCACCGGCTCCGGAGCGCCCACCGCCGGCCTGGTCTACAAGCTGGTCGAGGTCGAGGGACGGCCGGTGGTCAAGCGCTCCGAACACAAGGCCACCATCGGCGGGCGCAAGGTCGCGGTCCGGCGGCACAAGCCCACCGGCACCGCCACCGAGGAGATCATCGTCCCGCAGGGCGTACCGGACCGGCACCCCAACGACCGGCTGCTGCAACGGTCGTACGTGGCCGACGGCGAGCCGATGGGGCTGCCTACGCTTGACGAGTCGCGGGAGCACCTGCGCCAGTGCCTGATCTCCATCCCGTGGGAGGGACTCAAACTCTCCGCAGGCGACCCGGCCATCCCGGTCACCGTCGTACCCGCCGAGTGACCCTCGTACCCGCCGAGTGAAAGGAGCGCGGCCGGTGAGCAACGCGCTGATCATCGTCGACGTGCAGAAGGACTTCTGCGAGGGCGGCTCGCTGGCCGTCGCGGGCGGAGCCGGCGTCGCCGCCGGGATCTCCCGGCTGCTGGCCACCGAGCCGGACCGCTGGGACCACGTGGTGGCGACGAAGGACTACCACATCGATCCGGGCGACCACTTCTCCGACGCACCGGACTTCGTCAGCACCTGGCCCCGGCACTGTGTGGTCGGCACCCCGGGTACCGACTTCCATCCGGAGCTGGCCACCGACCGGATCGAGGCGGTCTTCCTCAAGGGTGAGTACGCCGCCGCGTACTCCGGCTTCGAAGGAAACGCCGAGGACGGCGAAGGGCTGGCCGACTGGCTGCGCCGACGCGGGGTGGACCGGGTCGACGTGGTCGGTATCGCCACCGACCACTGCGTCCGCGCGACCGCCCTGGACGCCGCCCGCGAGGGCTTCGCCACCACCGTGCTGCTGGACCTGACCGCGGCCGTCGCACCGGACACCACCGACGTCGCGCTGCGCGCCTTCGACGGTGCCGGAATCACCGTGCACGGCGCCCCTGTGCTCAGGGACGCATGACTGACTGAGTGCTGCCGTAGCCGCCGCCACAGCCGCAACTCCCAGGGCGGTCAGGGAAGGGCGACGGGCGCCGACCCCGGGTGGGGGTGGCGCCCGTCGTGGGTGTGTGCGGTGGTGTCAGCGGCGGTCGATGTCGCTGGAGGTGTCCTCCTGGTAGCTGGCACCGCCGTCGGACTCGCTGGTGAGCGGCTTGGAGCCGCCCTCGGGCGGGCCGGCCAGGGTCTGCCCGGCGGCCAGCTCGGGGAACTTGGCGTCGAAGGCGGGACGCTCGGAGCGGATCCGGGGCATCCGGTCGAAGTTGCGCAACGGCGGCGGGGAGGTGGTCGCCCACTCCAGCGAGTTGCCGTGGCCCCACGGGTCGTCCACCTCGACCACCGGACCGGCCTTGTACGCCTTCCAGCAGTTGTAGATGAACGGCAGCGTGGAGATACCGGTGATGAACGCGCCGATCGTGGAGATCATGTTCAGCGTGGTGAAGCCGTCGATGGCCTGGTAGTCGGCGTACCGCCGGGGCATGCCCTCGTTGCCGAGCCAGTGCTGCACCAGGAACGTGGTGTGGAAACCGATCATGGTCAGCCAGAAGTGAATCTTGCCGAGCCGCTCGTCCAGCATCCGGCCGAACATCTTCGGGAACCAGAAGTAGATGCCGGCGAACACCGCGAACACGATCGTGCCGAAGAGCACGTAGTGGAAGTGCGCCACCACGAAGTACGAGTCGTGCATGTGGAAGTCGAGCGGCGGGGCGGCCAGCAGCACGCCGGTCAGGCCACCGAAGAGGAAGGTGACCAGGAAGCCCACGGACCAGAGCATGGGCGTCTCGAAGCTGATCTGCCCGCGCCACATGGTGCCGATCCAGTTGAAGAACTTCATACCGGTCGGCACCGCGATCAGGTAGCTCAAGAAGCTGAAGAACGGC from Micromonospora craniellae encodes the following:
- a CDS encoding MBL fold metallo-hydrolase yields the protein MRLTVLGCAGSFPGPESPCSAYLVEAEDFRLLVDFGSGSLSTLQRYAGLHAPDAILLTHLHCDHILDAASYVVVRRYAPDGPYPPLPVYAPAGAPDRLAAAYGQEDSTVEDVYQFYALQPGTFPIGPFTVTVDRVLHPVETYGVRLEHDGRTLCYSSDTAPCEALLRLAQNADAFLCEASYLDGVDNPPDLHLTGREAGEAAAKANVGRLLLTHLVAAWGSEAHTVTSAASAYTGPLEVVRPGASYDI
- a CDS encoding PLP-dependent cysteine synthase family protein, with translation MTRYDSLLDACGGTPLVGLPRLSPTVPDGVPPVRLWAKLEDRNPTGSVKDRAALFMVRAAEESGRLRPGDTILEPTSGNTGISLAMVAKLRGYRLVCVMPENVSTERVQLLRMYGAEIIFSPAAGGSNQAVATAKQIAAEHPDWVMLFQYGNEANARAHYETTGPELLHDLPTITHFVAGLGTTGTLMGTGRYLREKVEGIQIVAAEPRYGELVYGLRNIDEGYVPELYDATVLNRRFSVGTRDAVLRTRQLVEVEGLFVGFSTGAVLHAALAMAHEAVRDGRRADVAFVVSDGGWKYLSTGAYGGTLADAEDALEGQLWA
- a CDS encoding MoaD family protein gives rise to the protein MAIEVRIPTILRSYTGGAKVVEGSGDTLDDLLTDLDSRHAGLRGRLVTEAGALHRFVNVYVNDEDVRFLGALDAKLNDGDSVTILPAVAGGAFGFAAAAAISQHSVVAGRSASVAGRRASVAAS
- a CDS encoding Mov34/MPN/PAD-1 family protein, producing the protein MLSIDRSIVDAIVAHARRDHPDEACGVVAGPVGTDTPTRHIPMENAARSMTFYEFDSMEHLRVWREMDDRDEEPVVIYHSHTATEAYPSRTDISFAGEPGAHYLLVSTREPDTEEIRSFRIVDGVVTEEPVRILDAGVDPHAVQSYMFGQSPATVDYECSGR
- a CDS encoding DUF2017 domain-containing protein encodes the protein MFRRRGDRYVATFAVDEVRVLRKVASEVVGLLTDGFDHSDPVVCRLFPEVYPDDAAGTAEFRRYTEGDLKTAKIDQAGAILAALPDDGDGAGEVRLDAEAAEAWLRALNDARLAMGVRLEVKDGTDLGAELDDAVAEDPSSSRVFQLSVYAYLGYLQESLLNALIE
- the clpS gene encoding ATP-dependent Clp protease adapter ClpS, translating into MAAPQVAPAETPDTDEVPASDRPWVTIVWDDPVNLMTYVTWVFQKLFGYSREKAEQLMLDVHHKGKAVVSSGARERMEHDASQLHAYGLWATVERS
- a CDS encoding P-loop NTPase family protein, which produces MKPGPLHDLGTPDDATGPPGPRPFPDRLGVTVDPRERPAVVAVGPARAGRADVLAALLDLEAGMLAVPTGSWLLLRHATEASRSAYVPGYRTPFSYRTDLPEVGPALARPPRRVELSLPSPLLRRFRLIDTPDIASLGRAGTGVLLDAAGRAGALLFVIAADQSFSADELHLLAEIADSPVQVFFAVTPGTSGWVSPEPSEEPDADPVDPVAVTVEAHRATLLTAVPSLAEARWLPVVEGDALDLRRALGGWASDEELHRSSLDPPDVPGMHGRVPVLPEPGEWSERLDRQVRSAGRRIRQHLALELAKLHLRVVQEIVFGAGCAGLPQLLDREMETFSLLATAQCDHAVRELVEDIGGRLFGVPLPEGVRRRITKAVRWGMSDHVTGPELQRVLLVTSTAGVASLTGAAAVDALASYPTAPRTGILPPVAVSLAGGCWQHWRTPGNADQSAARAWSQRALREIELELSREITRRFEVVRLSLGMVLSDAAEHGILLA
- a CDS encoding helix-turn-helix transcriptional regulator; translation: MSRWKFVGRTAELDRLQAAVTGAEGRRGIFFAGSPGIGKSRLLREGVDALPSEEYAVWWIAASATTQAVPFGGLVQVLPVEQPQGLSPAGILRWAVDVLQQQAAGRRIVLAVDDAHLLDPPSAALVHLVARSENAFVVGTLRDGEQIPLPIRALWTDGLVAHAEVSPLPPAETARLLREILGCQVDHASSERLGRLSSGNPLLLRELVHAATNSGESSKTYGVWTWTGRLELAPNLTELIDIRINQLTPGVRTVVELVAFGEPLGLRLLYRAAEQADVETAEERGLITVAPSDRRVDVRLAHPLYGEVVRRQCPVSRTRRLQAHLAELLEGAGKRRREDLLRVAVWRLDSGTAQDPAMLVDAAGQAFARYDVPLATRLARAALDAGGGFDAAELLATILMFADRPAEALGVLDAVATDTGDEERLSRWLTVRGMVSYWGLSQHSTVEEIAKRGGDLKDHAAQARVRAFESIMRLHRLDAPTALRLAQHVLDRPAASIAARELARCAIAHLQAVQGQLCRSATAVELVQAKVASWRADMPYLQLAVELARGTRLALSGDLAGIDALVADEFADLADAGDFRLGSGYLSILRAYAARLRGRSDAALQAALGACAVLATSRVYAGLAQAERAQAAALRGDARQAAEAMAEADRIHAPSMAVLYPWLEQARAATLAAGGDVAGAAAHLHGLVDRLRVDGFAGHETLVLHDLVRLGEATAPTGPTCSDGSRRTVAQRLAELSEQVDGNLPPLLARHARAAAESSPEQLLTAADGFLDLGLALPAAEAAAEAVHLLRQRRSPQLASAGERLAVMLGCCDMVHTPALRAATPTLSDREWQVARLAALGETSRAIAEQLFLSARTVENHLQRIYTKLGVTGRAELRAALRAIPGHDGTATA
- a CDS encoding nicotinate phosphoribosyltransferase, coding for MHSLRPALLTDHYELTMVSAALRDGTADRRCVFEVFSRRLPIGRRYGVVAGTARLVEMIRQFRFDPADLDFLRRTGVVDEQGAAWLADYRFTGDIDGYAEGDLFFPGSPILTVSGGFAECVVLETLVLSVLNHDCAVAAAAARMVTAARGRALIEMGSRRAHEEAAVAAARAAYLAGFRFTSNLAAGQRYGIPTAGTAAHAFTLLHDDERAAFASQVATLGKDTTLLVDTYDISQGIRNAIEVAGPELRAVRIDSGDLAVIAQQSRELLDSLGATETKIIVSGDLDEYAIAALAAEPVDMYGAGTAVVTGSGAPTAGLVYKLVEVEGRPVVKRSEHKATIGGRKVAVRRHKPTGTATEEIIVPQGVPDRHPNDRLLQRSYVADGEPMGLPTLDESREHLRQCLISIPWEGLKLSAGDPAIPVTVVPAE
- a CDS encoding isochorismatase family protein — its product is MSNALIIVDVQKDFCEGGSLAVAGGAGVAAGISRLLATEPDRWDHVVATKDYHIDPGDHFSDAPDFVSTWPRHCVVGTPGTDFHPELATDRIEAVFLKGEYAAAYSGFEGNAEDGEGLADWLRRRGVDRVDVVGIATDHCVRATALDAAREGFATTVLLDLTAAVAPDTTDVALRAFDGAGITVHGAPVLRDA